The genomic stretch GGAACGGTTGTTCCTTGCCCATCAGCGGGCCGACGTCGCGCACCGGGCGGATGTCGACTTGCGAGCCGGGCAGGAAGGCCGAGGCGCCGCCCAGGTCGACGGTGAAGCCGCCCTTGACGCGACCGACGATGGCGCCGTTGACCGGCTGACCTTCGGCGAACACGACTTCCAGACGGGTCCAGGCTTCCTCGCGGCGGGCCTTGTCACGGCTGATGACGGCTTCGCCAAGGGCGTTTTCGACGCGCTCGAGGTAGACCTCGACGTTGTCGCCGACCTTCGGCAGCTTGGCGTCTTCGCCCTGGCCGAATTCGCGCATCGAGATGCGGCCTTCGGTCTTCAGGCCCACGTCGATGATGACGATGTCTTTTTCGATGCCGACGACGCGGCCGTGGACCACTTGGCCTTCGCCGAAGTCGCGGCCCTGCAGTTGTTCGTCGAGCAGCGCGGCGAAATCGTCGCGCGAGGGGGAGAGGGTGTCAGTCATGAAGCTGAAAAGCATTCCGTAGGGGCTATGGCGCGCGACCGGACGGCCCCGCGCGAGGTGGACGCCACTGACACAGCAAGCCGCTGCGCCGAGGCGATAGGGAAAGATAGGCAGGTCGTCAGGATGCGAGGCCGTTCAGAACGATCAGGACGCCCGCGGAAGCCGAGGGTGGACGCGTTGGATTTGCGAAAAAGGTCAGAGACCGTGTTTCGCGCGCGCCGCCTCGACGATACGGCGGGCCGCATCGAAGGCCGCCTCTATACCCATGTCGGTGGTGTCCAGCAAGACCGCGTCTTCAGCCTGGATCATCGGGGCCGCGCCGCGACCGGCGTCGCGTTCGTCCCGGCGCTGGATGTCGGCCAGCATCTCGTCGAAGCCGATGTCGAAACCGCGCGCCATCAGCTGTCTCCAGCGACGGTCGGCCCGGGTCTCGGGCGCGGCGGTGACGAACAGTTTGGCCGGGGCGTCCGGGGCGATCACCGTGCCGATGTCGCGCCCGTCCAGAACCGCGCCCCCGGCCTGGGCGGCGAAGGCCTGTTGCAGGTCCAGCAGGGCCGCGCGAACGCCGGGATGGCCGGCGACGCGACTGGCCGCCTCGCCCGCCTCGCCGGTGGTCAGCCGGGGGTCTTCGGACACGTCGGCGGCGTCCAGAGCCCGGGCGACCTGGGTCGCGGCCGCCTCATCGTCCAGCGAACCACCGGCCTCCAGCAGTTTGACGCCCACAGCGCGGTACAACAG from Brevundimonas sp. SL130 encodes the following:
- the cmk gene encoding (d)CMP kinase, producing the protein MPLIIAVDGPAASGKGTIAARLAQTYGLPHLDTGLLYRAVGVKLLEAGGSLDDEAAATQVARALDAADVSEDPRLTTGEAGEAASRVAGHPGVRAALLDLQQAFAAQAGGAVLDGRDIGTVIAPDAPAKLFVTAAPETRADRRWRQLMARGFDIGFDEMLADIQRRDERDAGRGAAPMIQAEDAVLLDTTDMGIEAAFDAARRIVEAARAKHGL